GAAAAGATGTTTTCTCAAGAGATCGTAGAGCGCATAGAGGCGGCCACCAGGAAGTATCCCAACAGGAAGTCGGCCACCATGGAGGCCCTGCGCATAGCGCAGTCCGTCAAGGGGCACCTCGAGGAGGACGACATGCGCGAGGTGGCGCGGCTTCTCGGCGTCTCGCCCGTGGACGTGCTCCAGGTCGCGGCCTTCTACACCATGTACAACGTGCGCAGGCCCGTGGGCAGGTATCACATACAGGTCTGCCGCAACATATCGTGCTCGCTGCTCGGCGCCGAGCACCTCATCGGCCACATGGAGAGGAAACTCGACATAAAGCTCGGAGGCACCACGGCGGACGGCAAGTTCACGCTCACCACCGTCGAGTGTCTCGGCTCCTGCGGCACGGCGCCGGTCATGCAGATAAACGAGGACTACTACGAGAACCTCACGGCCGAGAAGATAGACGAGATACTGGCGGGTCTTGACTGACGCCGCCCTCTGCGCATGGAAAAGGTACTGCTCAGGAACATAGACAAGCCCGAGGCCTTCAAGCTCGAGAACTACCGCCGCGGCGGCGGTTACGAGGCGCTCAGGAAGGCCCTCGAGATAAGGCCCGAGACGATCATCCAGATGGTCAAGGACTCGGGGCTTCGCGGACGCGGAGGGGCCGGTTTCTCGACGGGGCTGAAGTGGAGCTTCATCCCCAAGGACCCGACCATCCCCAAGTACCTCTGCTGCAATGCCGACGAGGGCGAGCCCGGCACCTTCAAGGACCGGGGGATCATCGACAACGACCCTCACCTGCTGCTCGAGGGGATGATCATATCAAGCTACGCCATCGGCGCCTCCAACGCGTACATCTATATCCGGGGCGAGTTCGCCTTCGGGGCGCGAAGGCTCGAAGAGGCCATAAAGGAGGCCTACGAAGCGGGGTTTCTCGGCGAGAACATACTGGGCTCGGGCTTCTCGCTCGACATGTACGTCCACCGCGGCTTCGGCGCCTACATATGCGGCGAGGAGACGGCCCTTCTCGAATCGATCGAGGGACTGCGCGGCCAGCCGCGCATAAAGCCGCCCTTTCCGGCTCTGGCCGGCCTCTACGGAAAGCCCACGGTCATAAACAACGTCGAGACCCTTTCGTGCATACCGGCCATAATCGACAAGGGCGCCCAGTGGTTCGCCTCCATAGGTCCCGAGAAGAGTCCGGGTCCCAAGATATTCTGCGTGAGCGGCCACGTCAGAAGGCCCGGCCTCTACGAGCTGCCCATGGGCACCGTGCTGCGCGACCTCATCTACAAC
This genomic interval from Deltaproteobacteria bacterium contains the following:
- the nuoE gene encoding NADH-quinone oxidoreductase subunit NuoE, with protein sequence MFSQEIVERIEAATRKYPNRKSATMEALRIAQSVKGHLEEDDMREVARLLGVSPVDVLQVAAFYTMYNVRRPVGRYHIQVCRNISCSLLGAEHLIGHMERKLDIKLGGTTADGKFTLTTVECLGSCGTAPVMQINEDYYENLTAEKIDEILAGLD
- the nuoF gene encoding NADH oxidoreductase (quinone) subunit F, which encodes MEKVLLRNIDKPEAFKLENYRRGGGYEALRKALEIRPETIIQMVKDSGLRGRGGAGFSTGLKWSFIPKDPTIPKYLCCNADEGEPGTFKDRGIIDNDPHLLLEGMIISSYAIGASNAYIYIRGEFAFGARRLEEAIKEAYEAGFLGENILGSGFSLDMYVHRGFGAYICGEETALLESIEGLRGQPRIKPPFPALAGLYGKPTVINNVETLSCIPAIIDKGAQWFASIGPEKSPGPKIFCVSGHVRRPGLYELPMGTVLRDLIYNHCGGVPGDRKIKAVIPGGVSAPMLSSEELDTPLDFDSLAAKKSMLGSGAVVVMDETTCIPKVSYIINRFFSHESCGKCTPCREGTAWLTRILGRIEHGKGRPGDLDDLDAICDGIFGRTFCPLGDGAVMALRGALKHFRHEFEYHIEHKKCMVSA